In Cheilinus undulatus linkage group 16, ASM1832078v1, whole genome shotgun sequence, one DNA window encodes the following:
- the samd12 gene encoding sterile alpha motif domain-containing protein 12 isoform X3: MAVEAVHCNLSQNGIDHQMCPEDLTSQLEEEEESVDAGAVLLDDDSPTYRDISPPMYQRRSPPHRSVSESELTRPGYVKLSKPVALWTQQDVCKWLKKHCPNQHQIYSDSFKQHDITGRALMRLTDRKLERMGIMQEAQRQHILQQVLQLRVREEVRTLQLLTQASLECTPSSP, from the exons ctgtTCACTGTAACCTGAGCCAAAATGGCATCGACCACCAGATGTGCCCAGAGGACCTAACGtcacagctggaggaggaggaggagtctgTGGATGCGGGGGCTGTGCTTCTGGACGATGACAGCCCCACCTATCGGGACATCAGCCCTCCCATGTACCAGCGCCGCTCACCGCCACATCGCTCAGTCTCCGAGTCCGAGCTGACACGG CCAGGGTATGTGAAGCTGTCTAAGCCAGTGGCTCTGTGGACCCAACAGGACGTGTGTAAATGGCTGAAGAAACACTGTCCAAACCAGCACCAGATCTACAGCGACTCCTTCAAACAGCATGATATCACAG ggCGGGCTCTGATGAGATTGACAGACAGAAAGCTGGAACGAATGGGCATCATGCAGGAAGCCCAGAGGCAGCACATCCTGCAGCAGGTCCTGCAGCTCCGCGTCCGGGAGGAAGTCAGGACCCTTCAACTACTCACACAAG